From Rutidosis leptorrhynchoides isolate AG116_Rl617_1_P2 chromosome 3, CSIRO_AGI_Rlap_v1, whole genome shotgun sequence, a single genomic window includes:
- the LOC139897148 gene encoding tubulin gamma-1 chain-like: MPREIITLQVGQCGNQIGMEFWKQLCLEHGISKDGILEDYATQGGGGDRKDVFFYQADDQHYIPRALLMDLEPRVINGIQTGDYRDLYNQENVFISSDGGGAGNNWASGYDQGKHFEEDLMDMIDREADGSDSLEGFVLCHSIAGGTGSGMGSYILETLNDHYSKKLVQTYSVFPNQNETSDVVVQPYNSLLTLKRLTLNADCVVVLDNTALNRIAVERLHIQNPTVSETNSLVSTVMAASTTTLRYPGYMNNDLVGLLSSLIPTPRCHFLMTGYTPLTVDRQANLIRKTTVLDVMRRLLQTKNMMVSCNARAKQASLAKYISILNIIQGEVDPTKVHESLQRIRERKLVNFIEWAPASIQVALSRKSPYVKTSHRVSGLMLASYTGIRHLFSKCLSQYSLLRKRQAFLDRYKSFPMFADNDLSEFDESKDILDSLVDEYKACESPDYIKWGMEDPDSLLTDEGNGMGMVDPTYQHE; this comes from the exons ATGCCACGTGAGATAATAACATTACAAGTAGGTCAATGTGGGAATCAGATCGGAATGGAGTTCTGGAAACAACTTTGTCTTGAACATGGCATCTCTAAAGATGGTATTCTCGAAGATTACGCTACTCag GGAGGTGGTGGTGACCGAAAAGATGTATTTTTCTATCAAGCCGATGATCAACATTACATACCGCGAGCTTTGCTTATGGATTTAGAGCCAAGAGTGATTAATGGAATACAAACTGGTGATTATAGAGATCTTTATAATCAAGAAAATGTTTTTATATCTTCTGATGGTGGTGGTGCAGGCAACAATTGGGCCAGTGGATATGATCAA GGTAAGCATTTTGAAGAAGATCTTATGGACATGATTGATCGAGAAGCAGATGGTAGCGATAGTCTTGAAGGGTTCGTTTTATGTCATTCTATTGCAGGAGGAACAGGCTCAG gTATGGGATCGTATATACTCGAGACATTGAATGATCATTACAGCAAAAAACTTGTTCAGACGTATAGTGTGTTCCCAAACCAGAACGAGACAAGTGATGTGGTGGTTCAGCCTTACAATTCACTTTTGACACTCAAACGACTAACATTAAATGCTGACTGTGTTGTCGTTCTTGATAACACTGCGTTAAACAGAATTGCAGTAGAGCGTTTACATATACAAAATCCAACTGTTTCTGAGACAAATTCGTTAGTTTCAACTGTAATGGCGGCTAGTACAACTACTTTGCGTTACCCTGGTTACATGAATAATGATTTGGTTGGGCTTTTGTCTTCTTTAATCCCGACGCCTAGGTGTCATTTTCTTATGACGGGATATACGCCGCTAACTGTGGACCGCCAG GCTAATTTGATTCGCAAAACGACAGTGTTGGATGTGATGAGAAGACTTCTTCAG ACAAAAAACATGATGGTGTCCTGTAACGCTAGGGCGAAACAAGCTAGTCTAGCGAAATACATATCAATATTGAACATTATTCAGGGAGAAGTTGATCCCACTAAA GTTCATGAAAGTTTGCAGAGAATACGCGAAAGAAAGCTAGTAAACTTTATCGAATGGGCCCCGGCTAGCATTCAAGTTGCTCTTTCAAGAAAGTCTCCGTACGTTAAAACTTCACACAGG GTGAGTGGCCTAATGCTAGCAAGTTACACTGGAATTCGACATTTATTTTCCAAGTGTTTGAGTCAATATTCTCTCTTGAGAAAACGACAAGCTTTCCTCGACAGATACAAGAGTTTTCCGATGTTCGCT GACAATGATCTTTCAGAGTTTGATGAGTCTAAAGACATACTTGATAGTTTGGTAGATGAATATAAGGCTTGTGAGTCTCCGGATTACATAAAATGGGGAATGGAG GACCCGGATAGTCTGCTGACAGATGAAGGAAATGGTATGGGAATGGTTGATCCTACATACCAACATGAATAG